The region CTATCCCAACTTATTTTTTTATGGGGTTAAGCTGACACCAGCTTGCCCAACGCGGGTAGCGTTCTGCATGACATGCTCTCACTGAAGGTGATCATGCAATGATAAATTGCCCCGTCACGGCGTGACCCGCCGGAGGTTTTACGAGCCGGATAATAGGCGCTGTAAAATAGCAGTTTCCCCAGTAGGAAGGGGAAACGCTACTGTCAGCGCTTGTCGATGACTCGCCTCGCAGAGCCTGTCCAAAATAGCATTTTGGTATAACAGGCTATACCAGATTTTTAACGGTGTTATACTGGTCTTGGAAAACCTTTTTCGAGGAGGCATTTTTGATGGCGCATTTAAAGAAAAATACGCGTGGTTCAGTTCCCGGCTTAGCCGTTCATTTTGAACGTAAAACTGACCATCACACCAACAAAGAAATTGATGTGTCGAAAACCTATCTGAATCAAGAGCTCATGGCTGATGGTTCTGATATGCTTTCACGTTTCAACGAGCGTTTAAATGACGTTTATTGCATGAAAAGAGACGATGTGAAGGCGTTAGCGACGTGGATAGTCACTTTACCTGAAGAACTCACAGAAGCGTCCTACGAGCAACAGAGCGCCTTTTTTGAAGCAACTAGCAATTTTCTCAATGACCGTTATGGTCAAGAAAATACCGTGGCCGCGGTGGTGCATTATGATGAGACAACCCCTCACTTGCACTATGCCTTTGTCCCAGTGGTTTTTGATGATAAAAAATCACGTTATAAAGTATCTGCTAAAGAAGTGCTAACGCGACATGATCTGCAAACCTTTCATGATGATTTAGATCAGCATTTAAAAAAGGTGCTGCCCTTTTATGAACAAGGGATTTTAAATCACAAAACCTTACCGTTTGAGAATGTCGCTGAAATCAAAAAATACAACGATCAGTTTAACGCCTTAAAAAACGAACTAGCTGACGTTGAAGACAATATTAGGGCTAAACAGGCCGTACTTAAAATCACGGATCAAGCCTTAACGGAAGTTGACTTAGCCGAAAAACAAATTGATGATTTTAAACAAGCCTTATCTAAAAACCTCTTTGGTAAGACGGTGCTTAAACCAGATGACTTAGATCGCTTTAAAAACGTGTTAGCCACGATGAAGAAAGCCACCTTACAAAGCCAGCATGAGACAGAAGAACTCAAGCAAACGTTAGGCCAAGTCAAAGCGCAATTAGCAGACGTCCAAGCAGACTATCAAAACCTGAAAGAAACGCATCAAGCGCTTCAGAAGCGGCAACGCGAACAGCAACAGCTGGATTATGCCATGCGAGACATACTTAAAAATGATTATGCTGTCGACAAGCTATCGCATACTGATGTGGAGGCTCGGTATGTTCTTTAT is a window of Leuconostoc kimchii IMSNU 11154 DNA encoding:
- the mobV gene encoding MobV family relaxase; translated protein: MAHLKKNTRGSVPGLAVHFERKTDHHTNKEIDVSKTYLNQELMADGSDMLSRFNERLNDVYCMKRDDVKALATWIVTLPEELTEASYEQQSAFFEATSNFLNDRYGQENTVAAVVHYDETTPHLHYAFVPVVFDDKKSRYKVSAKEVLTRHDLQTFHDDLDQHLKKVLPFYEQGILNHKTLPFENVAEIKKYNDQFNALKNELADVEDNIRAKQAVLKITDQALTEVDLAEKQIDDFKQALSKNLFGKTVLKPDDLDRFKNVLATMKKATLQSQHETEELKQTLGQVKAQLADVQADYQNLKETHQALQKRQREQQQLDYAMRDILKNDYAVDKLSHTDVEARYVLYKLDHEERTKNKKVAQSWLKTLTTARADPDTKIAPTRLDRGIEQVKALINRIIELTRDLFKGPSL